One Heptranchias perlo isolate sHepPer1 unplaced genomic scaffold, sHepPer1.hap1 HAP1_SCAFFOLD_70, whole genome shotgun sequence genomic region harbors:
- the LOC137318400 gene encoding histone H2A.J-like has translation MSGRGKTGGKARAKAKSRSSRAGLQFPVGRVHRLLRKGNYAERVGAGAPVYLAAVLEYLTAEILELAGNAARDNKKTRIIPRHLQLAIRNDEELNKLLGRVTIAQGGVLPNIQAVLLPKKTSTVSTKSK, from the coding sequence atgtctggaagaggaaaaaccggcggtaaagctcgggccaaggccaagtctcgctcatcccgggccggactgcagttccctgtgggccgtgttcacaggctcctgcgaaaggggaactacgctgaacgtgtgggtgccggagccccggtctatctggctgctgtgctcgagtatctgacggctgaaatcctcgagctggccggcaacgcggcccgggacaacaagaagacccgcatcatccccagacacctgcagctggccatccgcaacgacgaggagctcaacaagctgctgggacgggtgaccatcgctcagggcggggtgctgcccaatatccaggccgtgctgctgccgaagaaaaccagcactgtgagcaccaagagcaaataa